Proteins encoded within one genomic window of Argiope bruennichi chromosome 7, qqArgBrue1.1, whole genome shotgun sequence:
- the LOC129975462 gene encoding uncharacterized protein LOC129975462, giving the protein MCVCSDSGLWKARVVCVCSGSGLWKVWVMRVCAVATGFGKVWVMRVCAVATGFGKVWVMRVCAVATGFGKVWVMRVCAVATGFGKVWVMRVCAVATGFGKVWVMRVCAVATGFGKVWVMRVCAVATGFGKVWVMRVCAVATGFGKVWVMRVCAVATGFGKVWVMRVCAVATGFGKVWVMRVCAVATGFGKVWVMRVCAVATGFGKVWVMRVCAVATGFGKVWVMRVCAVATGFGKVWVMRVCAVATGFGKVWVMRVCAVATGFGKVWVMRVCAVATGFGKVWVMRVCAVATGFGKVWVMRVCAVATGFGKVWVMRVCAVATGFGKVWVMRVCAVATGFGKVWVMRVCAVATGFGKVWVMRVCAVATGFGKVWVMRVCAVATGFGKVWVMRVCAVATGFGKVWVMRVCAVATGFGKVWVMRVCAVATGFGKVWVMRVCAVATGFGKVWVMRVCAVATGFGKVWVMRVCAVATGFGKVWVMRVCAVATGFGKVWVMRVCAVATGFGKVWVMRVCAVATGFGKVWVMRVCAVATGFGKVWVMRVCAVATGFGKVWVMRVCAVATGFGKVWVMRVCAVATGFRKVWALKTVDHHCNNR; this is encoded by the coding sequence ATGTGTGTGTGCAGTGACAGCGGCCTGTGGAAGGCGAgagttgtgtgtgtgtgcagtGGCAGCGGCCTGTGGAAGGTGTGGGTTATGCGTGTGTGTGCAGTGGCAACTGGTTTTGGAAAGGTGTGGGTTATGCGTGTGTGTGCAGTGGCAACTGGTTTTGGAAAGGTGTGGGTTATGCGTGTGTGTGCAGTGGCAACTGGTTTTGGAAAGGTGTGGGTTATGCGTGTGTGTGCAGTGGCAACTGGTTTTGGGAAGGTGTGGGTTATGCGTGTGTGTGCAGTGGCAACTGGTTTTGGAAAGGTGTGGGTTATGCGTGTGTGTGCAGTGGCAACTGGTTTTGGAAAGGTGTGGGTTATGCGTGTGTGTGCAGTGGCAACTGGTTTTGGGAAGGTGTGGGTTATGCGTGTGTGTGCAGTGGCAACTGGTTTTGGAAAGGTGTGGGTTATGCGTGTGTGTGCAGTGGCAACTGGTTTTGGGAAGGTGTGGGTTATGCGTGTGTGTGCAGTGGCAACTGGTTTTGGGAAGGTGTGGGTTATGCGTGTGTGTGCAGTGGCAACTGGTTTTGGAAAGGTGTGGGTTATGCGTGTGTGTGCAGTGGCAACTGGTTTTGGAAAGGTGTGGGTTATGCGTGTGTGTGCAGTGGCAACTGGTTTTGGAAAGGTGTGGGTTATGCGTGTGTGTGCAGTGGCAACTGGTTTTGGAAAGGTGTGGGTTATGCGTGTGTGTGCAGTGGCAACTGGTTTTGGGAAGGTGTGGGTTATGCGTGTGTGTGCAGTGGCAACTGGTTTTGGGAAGGTGTGGGTTATGCGTGTGTGTGCAGTGGCAACTGGTTTTGGGAAGGTGTGGGTTATGCGTGTGTGTGCAGTGGCAACTGGTTTTGGAAAGGTGTGGGTTATGCGTGTGTGTGCAGTGGCAACTGGTTTTGGAAAGGTGTGGGTTATGCGTGTGTGTGCAGTGGCAACTGGTTTTGGGAAGGTGTGGGTTATGCGTGTGTGTGCAGTGGCAACTGGTTTTGGAAAGGTGTGGGTTATGCGTGTGTGTGCAGTGGCAACTGGTTTTGGAAAGGTGTGGGTTATGCGTGTGTGTGCAGTGGCAACTGGTTTTGGAAAGGTGTGGGTTATGCGTGTGTGTGCAGTGGCAACTGGTTTTGGAAAGGTGTGGGTTATGCGTGTGTGTGCAGTGGCAACTGGTTTTGGGAAGGTGTGGGTTATGCGTGTGTGTGCAGTGGCAACTGGTTTTGGAAAGGTGTGGGTTATGCGTGTGTGTGCAGTGGCAACTGGTTTTGGAAAGGTGTGGGTTATGCGTGTGTGTGCAGTGGCAACTGGTTTTGGAAAGGTGTGGGTTATGCGTGTGTGTGCAGTGGCAACTGGTTTTGGGAAGGTGTGGGTTATGCGTGTGTGTGCAGTGGCAACTGGTTTTGGAAAGGTGTGGGTTATGCGTGTGTGTGCAGTGGCAACTGGTTTTGGAAAGGTGTGGGTTATGCGTGTGTGTGCAGTGGCAACTGGTTTTGGGAAGGTGTGGGTTATGCGTGTGTGTGCAGTGGCAACTGGTTTTGGAAAGGTGTGGGTTATGCGTGTGTGTGCAGTGGCAACTGGTTTTGGAAAGGTGTGGGTTATGCGTGTGTGTGCAGTGGCAACTGGTTTTGGAAAGGTGTGGGTTATGCGTGTGTGTGCAGTGGCAACTGGTTTTGGAAAGGTGTGGGTTATGCGTGTGTGTGCAGTGGCAACTGGCTTTCGAAAGGTGTGGGCTCTGAAAACTGTGGATCACCATTGCAATAACAGGTGA